The genomic DNA GAACTTGGCCAGACGGAGGGTGACAAGCCCCTGCTGCGCCGCATAGAGGGATCGCTCAGCCTCCAGGACACCGAGGTAGCTGTCAATCCCCTTGGCATAGCGTTGACTTGAGAGGCGATAGGTTTCTGCGACCGCATCCACGAGAGATTGCTGCGCCGAGACCTGCTGATTGATGCCGCCCTGCACGGCAAGGGCATCGGCCGCCTCCCTGAAGGCCGTCTGGATGGTCTTCTCATATTGGGCCAGGGCGATTTCCCGATCCGTCTTGCTGATCCTGTACGCGGCCCAGGTCCGGGCATCAAAAATCGGCGCCGTGATCTGCGGGGTGAAGCTCCATGCCTCGGTCCCGGAGCCGAAAAGACCGGACAGCTCGTCGCTTGCGGTTCCCACTGAGGTCGTCAGAGAAATGCGGGGAAAAAATGCCGCCCTGGCCGCGCCGATAAAGGCGTAGGCCCCTTTCAGTTGATGTTCCGCCGCCATGATATCCGGCCGTCGCAACAGCGCCTCGGAGGAGAGCCCCGGCGAAATCTCCCGGGGCGGAGTGATGCTCTCCAGGTCCGCCGGCAGCAGTTCCTCCGGCGCCGGTGTGCCGGCCAGAAGGTTCAAAGCGTTTTGGTCCTGGGCCTCCAGTTGCGTGTAGCGGGCGGCATCTCCCCGAGCCGTATCCAGTGTGATTTGCGCCCGATTCAGATCCAGTCCAGACGCGACACCAACGTCATATCGCTTTTGAACTAAACCGTATGCGTCCTGTTGGGTCTCCAGGGCGGACCGGGCCAGTTTGAGATTTTCCCGGTCGGCGGCAAGGGTCAGGTAAACCCTGGCCACCTCGGAGACCAGGGCAATCTGTGCGCTGCGGCGGGCCTCATCCGTGGCCAGATACGTCTCCAGGGCCCGGTCTTTGAGGCTGCGGATACGGCCGAAAAAGTCAAGCTCCCATGAGCTGATACCAAGCTTGACATCATACCGCTCGATGGTCAATGCTTGCGGGAAACCCATGACATTGGCAGGGGTCCGTTGTTTGCTTCCCGTTGCCGTCCCATTGACCGACGGGAACAGCTCGGCCCGTTGTACGCCGTACAGGGCCCGCGCCCTTTCCACGTTCAGGGCGGCGACCCGCAGATCTCGATTGTTGTTCAGAGCCATCTCGATAATCTTTTGCAGTTTTGGGTCGGTGAAAAACTCCTGCCGCGAGAGCTCCGGGATTTTCGCTGCTCCGGAGGCCGCCTGCGCCTTCTCGTAGGCCGATCCCTGCGGCCACTGGTCCGGGATCGGCGCCAAGGGCTGGGTATATTTCGGGGCCAGGGTACAGCCGCCCATGAAAACGAACACGCCCAGTATAACTACTATCTTTCTTCTCATGTTAACGCGCCTCCTGAGGGCCGGTGGATTCAATAGGGTGTTCAGGGGTTCCCCCTCTTGGTTTCCTTTTGAATATTCGTGAGACAAGGACAAAGAAGATCGGGATAAAAATCAGATCAATGAATGTGGCGGAGAGCATCCCGCCGGTGACAGCCGTGCCGATGGCATTCATTGCGCCGGCGCCGGCGCCGGCGGCGATGGCCAGCGGCAGGGTGCCGAAGAAAAAAGCCAGGGAGGTCATGATGACAGGCCGGAATCGGATTTTGACGGCGCCAAGCGTTGCATCAATAAGGCTCCCTCCATGCCTCATCCGTTCCTTGATGAACTGAATGATCAGGATGGCATTTTTCGTCGAAAGACCGAGGGTGGTCAGGAACCCGATCTGGAAGTAGACATCATTGGGCAGCCCCCGTAGTGAAGCGGCCAGTATCGCGCCGAAGACACCCAGCGGCAGCATCAACATATTGACAAAGGGGATGGTCCAGCTTTCATACAGGGCGGCCACACAAAGGAAGATCACAAAGATGGAAAAGGCGTAGAGAATCGGACCCTGGGCCGTTGCCATCCGCTCCTGATAGGAGAGCCCGGTCCAGTCAAAGCCGATCCCCTGGGGCAGCTTCGAGACGATTTCCTCCATGGCGGCCATGGCCTCGCCGGTGCTGTGGCCCGGCGCCGGCTCGCCCCAGATGTTGATGGAAGGAAAGGCGTTGTAGCGCTCGAGCTTGGGAGTACCCATGGCCCATCTGCCGGAGGCAAAGGAAGAGAAGGGAACCATCCCGCCCACGGTGTTACGCACATAGAGTTTTTCCAGATCCCGGGGCAGCATGCGATAAGGGGCATCCGCCTGGGCATAGACTTTTTTGACCCGGCCGGCCTGAATGAAGTCGTTGACATAGGCGCTGCCGAAGGCCGCAGCGATGGTGTTGTGGATGGAGGTGATCGGAACGCCGAGGGCGCCGGCCTTTTCCCAATCCACGTCAATCCGGTATTCGGGCACGTCCTCCATGCCGTTGGGCCGGACCCTGACCAGCAGCGGATCCTGCATGGCCATGCCGAGGAGCTGATTGCGGGCCGCCATCAGTTTTTCGTGCCCCAGGCCGCCGCGGTCCTGCAACTGGAAATCAAACCCGGTGGCCATCCCCAGTTCGATGACCGGGGGCGGCGGGAAGGCGAAAACCATGCCCTCTTTTATCCGGGAAAAGGCCCCCATGGCCCTGCCGGCGATGGCCTTGACCTTCAGATCCGGCTGGCGGCGGAGCTTCCAATCCTTGAGTTTGGCAAAGCCCAGGGCCATGTTCTGCCCTTGGCCGCCAAAACTCATCCCTGCAACGGTAATGAGGGATTCAACCCCTTCTTTTTCATGATCGAGGAAATGGTCCCTCACTTTTTTCATGACCGCCTCGGTCTGCTCCAGGGTGGACCCCGACGGAAGCATGGCCTGGACCAGTAGAATTCCCTGATCTTCATCCGGGATATAGGATGTGGGCATCCGGTGAAACAAAAACCCTACGGCCGTCACGATCAAAAGATAGATAATTAGGTAACGTAATCTCTTTGAGAAGGAGCCATGAACGACTCCTACATAGAGGTCTCTGACCCGAAAAAAGATCCGGTCAAACCGCCTGAAAAAGGGGCGCAGAAAAAAGACCGCGTTATCCGACGGTTCATGCCCGGCTGGTATCGGTTTAAGAAACGAGGCGCAGAGGACCGGGGTCAGGATCAGGGCCACGAGGACCGAAAGGAGCATGGAAGCGATGATGGTGACGGAAAACTGGCGGTAGAGAACCCCGGTGGAGCCCTGGAAAAAAGCCATGGGGCCGAAGACCGCCGAGAGGACCAGCCCGATGCCGACCAGGGCGCTGGTGATCTGGTCCATGGACTTTGCCGTGGCCTCCTTGGGCAAAAGCCCCTCCTCGGCCATGATCCGCTCCACGTTCTCCACCACTACGATGGCGTCATCCACCAGGAGGCCGATGGCCAGCACCATGGCGAACATGGTCAACATGTTGATGGAGAACCCGAAGGCCCCTAAGACCGCGAAGGCCCCGAGCAGCACCACCGGCACGGCGATGGTGGGGATGAGGGTGGCCCGGATGTTGCCCATGAAAAGATACATGATCAAAAAGACCAGCAGGACCGCTTCAAAAAGGGTCTTGACCACCTCCTCGATGGCCACCTGGGTGAAGGGGGTGGTATCGTAGGGATAAATCACCTTCATGCCGGGGGGGAAATAGCGGCTCATCTCTTTTAGTTTCTTTTTGACGGCATCGGCCGTATCCAGGGCATTGGCGCCGGCAGCCTGACGGATGGCCATGGCGGCGGAGGGTTTGCCGTTGTAATTGGCTGCGACATCGTAACGCTCGGCCCCCAGTTCCGTCCGTCCGATGTCCTTGATGCGGACCACCGAGCCGTCCGGGTTGGTGAGAATGGGAATGGCGGCGAACTCCTCCGGGGTCTTAAGCAGATGCTGGACGATGATGGCGGCGTTCAGGCGCTGGCCTTTGCCGGCCGGCGCCCCGCCGAACTGACCGGCCGAGACCTCCACGTTATAGGCCCTGAGCGCCAGGATGACATCTTCCATCGTCAGGCGGTAGTTGGTCAGCTTATCGGGGTTGATCCAGACCCGCATGGCATACTGGGATCCGAAATTTTGTACCTCCCCCACCCCCGGCACCCGGGAGAGGATCATTTCCAGATTGGACTGGGCATAGTCCCGCAGGTCATCGCCGTCCATGCTGCCGTCTTCCGAGATCAGCCCGACGATGATCAGGTAGTTTCGGGTTGATTTGCTGACCATGACGCCGGAGCGCTGTACCACATCAGGCAGGCTGGCCATGGCAAGCTGCAGCTTGTTCTGCACCTTGGACCAGGCGACATCCGGATTGGTCCCCGGGGCAAAGGTCATCTCGACCCGAGAGGCGCCGGACGAAGAACTGGTCCCGGAGAGGTAGAGCATATCGTCCAGGCCGGTCATCTTCTGTTCGATGATCTGGGTCACGGTGTTTTCCACGGTCTCGCCCGAGGCCCCGGGGAAAAAGGCATCGATGGCGATGGAAGGCGGGGCAATGGGGGGATACTGCGATACGGGCATTTTGTAGATCGCAAGCCCGCCGGCCGTCATCATGACGATGGCGATGACCCAGGCGAAGACCGGCCGGTCCAGAAAGAATTTGGATAACATCACACCCCTCCTTCACCGCGTTTTTGGGGCCGTCGCGCCGGGGCCGGCCGCCGGACCCTGCCCGGCTTGCGTGGGATCAAAGGGAACCGCTTTCACCACCGTTCCGGGCCGCAGCATCAGCAGCCCCTCGACGATCACCCGGTCGCCGGGAGCAAGGCCGGCCGAAACCAGCCATTGGCCGCCGATTTCACGGTCAATCGTGAGCATCCGCAGTCCGGCTTTGCTTTCGGCATCCACGACCAGGGCGAAGGGATTCCCCTTGGAGTTGCGGGACACCCCTTGCTGAGGAATAAGGACGGCCTGCTCGTTGATGCCTTCCTTGATCACCGCCCGGACGAACATGCCCGGCAGGAGAATGCCTTCAGGATTGGGAAAGACAACCCGCAGAATCACGGAACCGGTGGTCGGGTCCACCGTGACATCGCTGAATTGCAGAGTCCCTTCATGGGGATAGGGGGCGCCGTCTTCCAGGATGAGCTTGACCTTGTTCTGGTTGGCTCCATCATGATTGAGACGGCCGTCCTTCAAACGCTGCTTCAGGCGCAGCAGTTCGGTGGTGGATCGCGGCACATCCGCATAAATGGGATCCAGTTGTTGAATGACCGCCAAGGCCGGGGGTTGGTATGCCGTGACCATGGCGCCGTCGGTGACGCTGGATTTGCCGATGCGTCCGGAGATGGGCGCCGTGACCTTGGTATATCCCAGGTTGATGCGGGCCGTCTCCACGGTCGCTTTCCAATACCGGATATCGGCCTCGACCTGG from Nitrospirae bacterium CG2_30_53_67 includes the following:
- a CDS encoding multidrug transporter produces the protein MRRKIVVILGVFVFMGGCTLAPKYTQPLAPIPDQWPQGSAYEKAQAASGAAKIPELSRQEFFTDPKLQKIIEMALNNNRDLRVAALNVERARALYGVQRAELFPSVNGTATGSKQRTPANVMGFPQALTIERYDVKLGISSWELDFFGRIRSLKDRALETYLATDEARRSAQIALVSEVARVYLTLAADRENLKLARSALETQQDAYGLVQKRYDVGVASGLDLNRAQITLDTARGDAARYTQLEAQDQNALNLLAGTPAPEELLPADLESITPPREISPGLSSEALLRRPDIMAAEHQLKGAYAFIGAARAAFFPRISLTTSVGTASDELSGLFGSGTEAWSFTPQITAPIFDARTWAAYRISKTDREIALAQYEKTIQTAFREAADALAVQGGINQQVSAQQSLVDAVAETYRLSSQRYAKGIDSYLGVLEAERSLYAAQQGLVTLRLAKFANQVRMYAVLGGGGE
- a CDS encoding multidrug efflux RND transporter permease, translated to MLSKFFLDRPVFAWVIAIVMMTAGGLAIYKMPVSQYPPIAPPSIAIDAFFPGASGETVENTVTQIIEQKMTGLDDMLYLSGTSSSSGASRVEMTFAPGTNPDVAWSKVQNKLQLAMASLPDVVQRSGVMVSKSTRNYLIIVGLISEDGSMDGDDLRDYAQSNLEMILSRVPGVGEVQNFGSQYAMRVWINPDKLTNYRLTMEDVILALRAYNVEVSAGQFGGAPAGKGQRLNAAIIVQHLLKTPEEFAAIPILTNPDGSVVRIKDIGRTELGAERYDVAANYNGKPSAAMAIRQAAGANALDTADAVKKKLKEMSRYFPPGMKVIYPYDTTPFTQVAIEEVVKTLFEAVLLVFLIMYLFMGNIRATLIPTIAVPVVLLGAFAVLGAFGFSINMLTMFAMVLAIGLLVDDAIVVVENVERIMAEEGLLPKEATAKSMDQITSALVGIGLVLSAVFGPMAFFQGSTGVLYRQFSVTIIASMLLSVLVALILTPVLCASFLKPIPAGHEPSDNAVFFLRPFFRRFDRIFFRVRDLYVGVVHGSFSKRLRYLIIYLLIVTAVGFLFHRMPTSYIPDEDQGILLVQAMLPSGSTLEQTEAVMKKVRDHFLDHEKEGVESLITVAGMSFGGQGQNMALGFAKLKDWKLRRQPDLKVKAIAGRAMGAFSRIKEGMVFAFPPPPVIELGMATGFDFQLQDRGGLGHEKLMAARNQLLGMAMQDPLLVRVRPNGMEDVPEYRIDVDWEKAGALGVPITSIHNTIAAAFGSAYVNDFIQAGRVKKVYAQADAPYRMLPRDLEKLYVRNTVGGMVPFSSFASGRWAMGTPKLERYNAFPSINIWGEPAPGHSTGEAMAAMEEIVSKLPQGIGFDWTGLSYQERMATAQGPILYAFSIFVIFLCVAALYESWTIPFVNMLMLPLGVFGAILAASLRGLPNDVYFQIGFLTTLGLSTKNAILIIQFIKERMRHGGSLIDATLGAVKIRFRPVIMTSLAFFFGTLPLAIAAGAGAGAMNAIGTAVTGGMLSATFIDLIFIPIFFVLVSRIFKRKPRGGTPEHPIESTGPQEAR
- a CDS encoding efflux transporter periplasmic adaptor subunit; protein product: MRVLNQMVFTTLLPAALLSGLLAVSCGRRQKSPPPPPVSEVSTVTVQTQKIALTTELPGRTAPFRIAEIRPQVSGLILKRLFTEGSHVQAGQALYQIDPAPFQAALDNAEAALARAEASLPALKLRVERFEALLADKAVSQQDYDDAAAALAQVEADIRYWKATVETARINLGYTKVTAPISGRIGKSSVTDGAMVTAYQPPALAVIQQLDPIYADVPRSTTELLRLKQRLKDGRLNHDGANQNKVKLILEDGAPYPHEGTLQFSDVTVDPTTGSVILRVVFPNPEGILLPGMFVRAVIKEGINEQAVLIPQQGVSRNSKGNPFALVVDAESKAGLRMLTIDREIGGQWLVSAGLAPGDRVIVEGLLMLRPGTVVKAVPFDPTQAGQGPAAGPGATAPKTR